The segment TGCGACCCAACCAAGCCATCACTCGTGGAGAGTTGGCTGCATTGATGTGTCAGGCGGTTGGGTTACCTCGAACGGTGCCTTTGGAGTACATTGCAGGCGATCGCACGCTATTTACCATTCCCCCGGAAATGGGAGGATATGACCGCTTTTCGGAGGGTTTAGCTCCCTTCGCATTCAATGGCAAAACCGGGTATATGAATCAACGGGGAGAAGTTGTCATTCCTCCCCAGTTTGATGAAGCGTGGATGTTTTCCGAAGGGTTGGCAGCCGTGCGAGTTGGCTTCCAGTGGGGCTTTATCGATCGCACTGGAGCCTATGTGATTCCGCTGCAATTTACCACTCGTCCGGGCGACTTCTCAGATGGGTTAGCCAGTATCCGTACTGAAACTGAACAAACTGGATTCATCGATAAAACTGGAGCAATCGTCATCGAACCGCAGCCCTATTACGTAGCTTCTTTTGCTCAAGGATTGGCAGCGATCGCGGTAGACGGCAAATATGGCTTTATTGACAAAACAGGGGCGATCGTCATTCAACCTGCCTTTGAAGAGGTCAGAGCTTTTTCAGATGGGTTGGCAGCTGTGAAAGTCCGATCTTCTCCTTCATCAGATGCTTTGTGGGGCTATATCGATCGCACCGGAAGGTTCGTGATAGAGCCACAATTTTATAACGCTGAACCTTTCTCCGAAGGATTGGCGGCGGTTCGGGTTCCTATGGTTAACGACGGATTAACCTGGGGTTACATCAACCGTGCAGGTGACGTGGTCATTCAACCTCGATTTTATGCCCCCTTAAATTCTTATGTGCCAGTGGCAACTCCCTTTTCTGGGGGCATTGCCATGGTACGACGGGGTGATCAGGCAGGATTTATCGATCGCAACGGTCAATGGGCGATCGCGACTCAATTTATCGATGGCGATCGCGTCTCAGATGGGATGGCGCGAGTCAATGTAGGCGGACGGTGGACATTGGTACAAACGGGTTGCACTCACAGTGACGGATGTTTTTTCTCCAATGTTCTTCAAGGGGGAAGGTGGGGTTACATCCAACTGCCTCGCCCTACCAATCCATAGAAGAATGCTAAAGCTCTCTAACCACCCCTCGATTACTATACCAATGGACGGGGCGGAACATCACCATTTGCCTGGACATACTCATCTTTTAACTCTTGAAAGTAATCCATCAAACATTGCCCCGTTTCACACCAGTAAAGCTCATGCTGAAGGACATAATCATGACAACCACAGCAGAACGTGTATTCACCATACAAAAATGGATTGACTAAGTAACTGCGAATCATCGTTTCTGGCATTTGAGTTGCGACTTCGCAATGCGGGTGGAAGTAAGTTTGTGGCACTGCATCCAGGGTTCCCTGATAACGCTGTTCCGGTGGAACAGTAATATGATCGGTCATTTGACCGTCTTGCAGACGTTTTGTGTGTTCTGCTCGGTGACTGGCGTAATGCGAAAAAAAGACAATTTCGTGACAAAATCCACAGTGAACAAAAGGAACATTGTATAGTCCTGGTTTTGTTTCCTGAATGTAGTCAAACCCCATTTCGAGATGTTTCCATTCCCATGCTGGGATACTCTGAAACACCCGCTCTATATCCGTTGGATCATCA is part of the Oscillatoria sp. FACHB-1407 genome and harbors:
- a CDS encoding WG repeat-containing protein, whose product is MPVNRFLHSLTLSAIATLTCTLTHSSALAFSDTQSHWATTCIDQLAAQNRVSGYPDGTFRPEATVTRTEFAILMLNSFRNVEPTRPLRMFRDVPASYWGYQAIRDAYARAFFSGYPDGTFRPTEAIPRVQAIAILANATHMHSWETDTVLQQYFDDAQQVPAYARRAIAAGTVGRLVVNYPNVRQLRPNQAITRGELAALMCQAVGLPRTVPLEYIAGDRTLFTIPPEMGGYDRFSEGLAPFAFNGKTGYMNQRGEVVIPPQFDEAWMFSEGLAAVRVGFQWGFIDRTGAYVIPLQFTTRPGDFSDGLASIRTETEQTGFIDKTGAIVIEPQPYYVASFAQGLAAIAVDGKYGFIDKTGAIVIQPAFEEVRAFSDGLAAVKVRSSPSSDALWGYIDRTGRFVIEPQFYNAEPFSEGLAAVRVPMVNDGLTWGYINRAGDVVIQPRFYAPLNSYVPVATPFSGGIAMVRRGDQAGFIDRNGQWAIATQFIDGDRVSDGMARVNVGGRWTLVQTGCTHSDGCFFSNVLQGGRWGYIQLPRPTNP
- a CDS encoding DUF3239 domain-containing protein, producing the protein MALALLINLIFISAAIGLVQTGKSLENLPLALLGIIIFDAFFWLGISQQLNQLKWLLNHVREHFIYGCVNPGVVVASNPPLVAVLTNLSTGRQQHYVIKILPQPLRWIKNGIPSVGTKLATVALYQGSGQKGSWDDFHPIAINCVTDDPTDIERVFQSIPAWEWKHLEMGFDYIQETKPGLYNVPFVHCGFCHEIVFFSHYASHRAEHTKRLQDGQMTDHITVPPEQRYQGTLDAVPQTYFHPHCEVATQMPETMIRSYLVNPFLYGEYTFCCGCHDYVLQHELYWCETGQCLMDYFQELKDEYVQANGDVPPRPLV